A region from the Triticum aestivum cultivar Chinese Spring chromosome 3D, IWGSC CS RefSeq v2.1, whole genome shotgun sequence genome encodes:
- the LOC542874 gene encoding DNA mismatch repair protein MSH7, with the protein MQPRRQQQSIRSFLHPRPSPAQEASGAGTTPERPPRPPAASSVDGIMERLVRPPSQGRNKDATQIRNAERALPGKNEDTSNEQPSASFPVRYNGKYSRGTVLFAEHSTDTTPPQEPLKFSARSSTDEFVRASTLFPEIGSDQTLLQECPKKLSSECPSNQYVQANSVFEAFDVQTPSQDPLKRIFSGPFHGADTPLSEYRSYPIPLQHPSKKLSSGSSSGEYLRAVTPLGLDSNDTPTAKHSKKLFSGSSDHSYIKATNLFPEFDSNGTPLQNHSNKFSVSMNSKNIGAPATLFPELDSVLLKPETPVTQAVAPRGKRVQQDQCMTANNCQSPLWGSNKKVKSAHCSPAGKMVHDEMAESARSKFEWLNPLNIRDANKRRPDDPLYDKRTLFIPPDALRKMSTSQKQYWTIKCKYMDVLLFFKVGKFYELYEVDAEIGQKELDWKMTISGVGKCRQVGISESGIDNAVEKLLARGYKVGRIEQMESAAQAKARGPNSVIERKLAHVSTPSTAADSNIGPDAVHLLALKEVTLASNGSRVYGFAFLDYAALKIWVGSLQDDDSSAALGALLVQVSPREIIYESSGLSRESRKSMIKYASAGSVKMQLTPLPGTDFSDASQIQMLVHSKGYFKASTDSWLSALDYSVNQDAVICALGGLIGHLTRLMLDDALKNGEVLPYNVYQTCLRMDGQTLVNLEIFGNNFDGGSSGTLYKHLNHCITASGKRLLRRWICHPLKDVDAINRRLDIVEGFIQHCGVGSVTLEHLRKIPDLERLLGRVRSTVGLTSAVLLPFVGEKILKRRIKTFCMLIKGLRVAIDLLSALRREDHGIPALSKSVDIPTLSSLDESVHQFEEAIRIDFEQYQDHDIKDHDATTLANLVEHFVGKATEWSLVINAISTVDVLRSFAAMALSSFGTMCRPRILLKDKSPILRMKGLWHPYAFAESGTGLVPNDLSLGQDLLGHNRFALLLTGPNMGGKSTIMRATCLAIVLAQLGCYVPCISCELTLADSIFTRLGATDRIMSGESTFLVECSETASVLQNATEDSLVLLDELGRGTSTFDGYAIAYAVFRHLVEQVRCRLLFATHYHPLTKEFASHPHVSLQHMACMLRPRSGGNGEMELTFLYRLVSGASPESYGLQVATMAGIPKSIVEKAAVAGEMMKSRIAGNFRSSEGRAEFSTLHEDWLQTILAIGGVKDAHLDEDTMDTMFCVAQELKSHFRKGGS; encoded by the exons ATGCAGCCGCGGCGGCAGCAGCAGTCCATCCGCTCCTTCCTCCACCCGCGCCCGAGCCCGGCGCAGGAGGCGTCCGGCGCCGGCACGACCCCCGAGAGGCCCCCGCGGCCCCCCGCCGCGTCGTCGGTCGACGGCATCATGGAGCGGCTCGTGCGTCCGCCGTCGCAGGGGAG AAACAAAGATGCCACTCAGATTAGAAATGCTGAGAGAGCCTTACCTGGTAAAAATGAAGATACCTCAAATGAGCAGCCAAGTGCATCATTCCCTGTACGGTACAACGGCAAATATAGCAGAGGAACTGTGTTATTTGCAGAACATAGCACAGATACCACTCCGCCACAGGAGCCATTGAAGTTCTCTGCAAGGTCTTCCACAGATGAATTTGTTAGAGCAAGCACGCTGTTCCCTGAAATTGGTTCAGATCAAACTCTGCTTCAGGAGTGTCCGAAGAAGTTATCCTCAGAGTGCCCCAGCAACCAGTACGTTCAAGCTAATTCAGTGTTTGAAGCATTTGATGTACAAACTCCATCCCAGGATCCGTTAAAGAGAATCTTTTCTGGGCCTTTTCATGGAGCAGATACACCTTTATCAGAGTATCGTTCATATCCAATTCCTTTGCAGCATCCATCGAAAAAGTTGTCATCGGGCTCTTCTAGTGGTGAATACCTTAGAGCAGTGACACCGCTTGGACTTGATTCGAATGATACTCCTACAGCGAAACACTCAAAGAAGCTATTCTCTGGGTCTTCAGACCATTCATACATTAAAGCAACTAATTTGTTTCCGGAATTTGATTCAAATGGAACTCCGCTGCAGAACCACTCCAATAAGTTCTCAGTATCTATGAACAGTAAGAATATTGGAGCACCTGCTACACTGTTTCCGGAACTTGATTCTGTTCTTCTGAAACCAGAAACTCCAGTGACACAAGCAGTGGCTCCTCGTGGGAAGAGAGTTCAACAGGATCAATGCATGACTGCCAATAACTGTCAGTCTCCTTTGTGGGGTTCAAATAAGAAGGTGAAATCAGCTCATTGTTCTCCAGCTGGGAAAATGGTTCATGATGAAATGGCTGAAAGTGCACGTAGTAAATTTGAATGGCTGAATCCTTTGAATATCAGGGATGCAAATAAAAGGCGGCCAGATGACCCACTTTATGACAAGAGAACTCTTTTTATTCCACCTGATGCACTGAGAAAGATGTCAACATCTCAAAAGCAATACTGGACTATTAAGTGTAAATATATGGATGTTCTCCTCTTCTTCAAAGTG GGGAAGTTTTATGAGCTCTATGAAGTAGATGCTGAGATCGGCCAAAAGGAACTTGATTGGAAAATGACTATTAGTGGGGTGGGAAAATGCCGACAG GTTGGTATTTCAGAGAGTGGGATTGACAATGCTGTTGAAAAGCTTTTAGCTCGGGG ATATAAAGTTGGAAGGATAGAACAAATGGAATCTGCAGCACAGGCGAAAGCTAGAGGACCAAATTCA GTTATTGAAAGAAAGTTAGCTCATGTATCCACACCGTCAACTGCAGCTGACAGCAACATAGGGCCTGATGCTGTTCATCTTCTTGCATTGAAAGAG GTTACTCTAGCTTCTAATGGTTCTCGGGTCTACGGATTTGCTTTTCTAGATTATGCTGCACTTAAAATCTGGGTTGGTTCACTTCAAGATGATGATTCTTCTGCAGCTTTGGGGGCTTTGCTGGTGCAG GTTTCCCCGAGGGAGATAATCTATGAATCCTCAG GCCTCTCAAGAGAAAGTCGTAAATCAATGATAAAATATGCCTCAGCAG GCTCTGTGAAAATGCAACTGACCCCACTACCTGGGACAGATTTCTCTGATGCCTCACAAATTCAAATGCTAGTACATTCTAAAGGATACTTTAAAGCATCAACAGATTCTTGGCTATCTGCATTGGATTATTCAGTGAATCAAGATGCAGTTATCTGTGCACTTGGTGGACTTATTGGTCATTTGACTAGACTTATG CTAGACGATGCTCTAAAAAATGGGGAAGTCTTACCTTACAATGTGTACCAAACTTGTTTAAGGATGGATGGTCAGACTCTTGTGAACCTGGAGATTTTCGGCAATAACTTTGATGGTGGCTCATCAG GTACTCTGTACAAGCACCTCAATCACTGCATAACCGCATCTGGTAAGCGGCTTTTAAGAAGATGGATATGCCATCCACTAAAAGATGTCGATGCTATAAATAGAAGGCTTGATATTGTTGAGGGTTTCATTCAACATTGTGGGGTAGGCTCTGTTACACTTGAGCATCTCCGGAAAATTCCTGACCTTGAGAGGTTACTTGGGCGAGTCAGATCTACTGTTGGGCTAACATCTGCTGTCCTGTTGCCTTTTGTTGGTGAAAAGATATTAAAGAGGCGG ATTAAAACGTTTTGCATGCTTATCAAGGGCCTCCGGGTTGCAATTGACTTATTAAGTGCCTTGCGTAGAGAGGACCATGGCATTCCAGCGCTGTCAAAATCAGTTGATATTCCAACCCTGAGTTCTCTTGATGAATCAGTCCATCAGTTTGAAGAGGCTATACGCATTGACTTTGAACAGTACCAG GATCATGATATCAAAGACCATGATGCTACCACCTTGGCTAATTTAGTGGAACATTTTGTTGGAAAAGCTACCGAATGGTCTTTGGTAATCAATGCCATCAGCACTGTTGATGTCCTTAGGTCCTTTGCAGCAATGGCATTGTCATCATTTGGCACCATGTGCAGACCACGTATTCTGTTGAAAGACAAATCGCCTATACTTCGGATGAAGGGTCTATGGCATCCATATGCTTTTGCAGAAAGTGGAACTGGGCTTGTGCCAAACGATTTGTCTCTTGGCCAGGATTTATTGGGTCATAATCGCTTTGCATTGTTGTTGACTGGTCCAAATATGGGAGGAAAATCTACAATAATGCGCGCCACCTGCTTGGCTATCGTGCTTGCCCAG CTTGGCTGTTATGTCCCCTGCATATCATGTGAATTGACCCTTGCAGACTCCATCTTTACACGGCTAGGCGCAACGGATCGGATTATGTCTGGAGAAA GTACTTTTCTTGTCGAATGTAGTGAGACTGCATCTGTTCTTCAGAATGCAACTGAGGATTCTCTTGTCTTGCTTGATGAACTTGGCAGAGGAACTAGCACATTTGATGGATACGCGATTGCATATGCA GTATTCCGCCACCTGGTGGAACAGGTGCGATGCCGTCTGCTCTTTGCCACCCACTACCACCCTCTCACCAAGGAGTTCGCCTCCCACCCCCACGTGAGCCTCCAGCACATGGCCTGCATGCTGAGGCCAAGGAGCGGCGGCAACGGCGAGATGGAGCTCACCTTCCTCTACCGTCTTGTGTCAGGCGCCTCTCCGGAGAGCTACGGCCTGCAGGTCGCCACGATGGCGGGGATCCCAAAGTCCATAGTGGAGAAGGCGGCGGTCGCGGGCGAGATGATGAAGTCGAGGATCGCAGGGAACTTCAGGTCGAGCGAAGGGCGAGCGGAGTTCTCCACCCTCCACGAGGACTGGCTGCAGACGATCCTGGCGATCGGCGGCGTCAAGGACGCGCACCTGGACGAGGACACCATGGACACGATGTTCTGCGTCGCCCAGGAGCTCAAGTCTCATTTCAGGAAAGGAGGAAGCTGA
- the LOC123077517 gene encoding DDT domain-containing protein DDR4, which produces MASPAKRPKHSSPGKHQEMPPPPEEGPAEDPRVLLRRRWEFASVLHFLQVFEPVIEANLGLSADEIETALITNNEDLARIHIALLKGIPPVNKKLKLNVDDGWVIATAKKLSDWWSWVAEGANPFEKNRGKEVETFKEQDPVNRLFILKALCEVRLEQNDAVCYITDEMKKGVSIGNFRKDKLGSASDGAIYWYVGDSTIGHRLYKEDVLVGFKNNWKGKDGRLTKPVTNIQWETVATNLNEFLEISEKLCSKGRSEATIGEHLKENIVPAVEKFQKKKERDLKRRQQKNERLERLAFANVFQTRSLRERKAVSYDYSDYDRRINEAIKATAKGKEADSRKEAAKKEKQVPHQADNKTDIGADIEHNEDREQEDGKEDLDDLSSGDDEVSDYDDKDDGSSSSDGDTDASDSHESNSDEEVIVPRKRTRLAARALASKQFRPGVRRSRRNMKGSDEEMVHPGEVTPEAMTKKTTRQRPTPISKQFSMSGSEDGSEEDHHSESAADSEEEPEDGSKDDHHSESAADSEEEPEDGSKDDHHSESAADSEEEPEDGSKDDHNSESAADSEEEPEDGSKDDHHSESAADSEEESDSESS; this is translated from the exons ATGGCCTCGCCGGCGAAGCGCCCGAAGCACTCGTCGCCGGGGAAGCACCAGGAGATGCCGCCGCCCCCGGAGGAAGGCCCCGCGGAGGATCCCCGcgtgctcctccgccgccgctggGAGTTCGCCTCCGTTCTCCACTTCCTCCAG GTCTTCGAGCCGGTGATCGAGGCGAACCTGGGGCTCTCGGCCGACGAGATCGAGACGGCGCTCATCACCAACAACGAGGACCTCGCTCGCATCCACATTGCCCTTTTGAAG GGAATACCACCAGTTAACAAAAAACTCAAACTCAATGTTGATGATGGATGGGTGATAGCAACTGCCAAGAAACTATCCGACTGGTGGTCATGG GTCGCTGAAGGGGCAAACCCGTTCGAAAAAAATCGTGG TAAGGAAGTTGAGACGTTTAAGGAGCAGGATCCAGTGAACCGTTTATTTATACTCAAAGCGCTTTGTGAAGTTCGCTTAGAG CAAAATGATGCAGTATGCTACATAACTGATGAAATGAAGAAAGGAGTTAGTATTGGCAACTTTAGGAAAGATAAGTTAGGGAGTGCTAGTGATGGAGCTATATACTG GTATGTTGGGGACTCAACTATTGGACATAGATTATACAAAGAAGATGTATTGGTTGGTTTTAAGAATAACTGGAAGGGGAAGGATGGCCGTTTGACAAAACCAGTTACCAATATTCAGTGGGAAACAGTTGCAACTAACCTTAATGAGTTTCTTGAGATATCA GAGAAGTTATGCAGCAAAGGTCGATCTGAAGCTACCATTGGGGAGCATCTTAAGGAAAATATTGTTCCAGCTGTGGAGAAGTTCCAGAAG AAGAAAGAGAGGGACTTGAAACGTCGGCAGCAGAAGAATGAGCGTTTGGAGCGTTTAGCTTTTGCTAATGTTTTCCAAACCCGTTCATTGCGCGAACGTAAAGCTGTCAGCTACGATTACT CTGATTATGATCGTCGCATAAACGAGGCAATAAAAGCTACAGC GAAAGGAAAGGAAGCTGATTCACGCAAGGAGGCGGCGAAAAAGGAAAAGCAAGTTCCTCATCAGGCAGACAACAAAACTGATATAGGTGCTGACATCGAGCATAATGAAGACAGAGAACAGGAGGATGGCAAGGAGGACCTAGACGATCTTAGTTCTGGCGACGATGAAGTCTCAGACTATGATGACAAGGATGACGGCTCCTCCAGCAGCGATGGAGACACTGATGCTTCTGACTCCCACGAGAGCAACTCGGATGAGGAGGTTATTGTACCACGCAAGAGGACCCGCCTTGCTGCCCGGGCTCTTGCTAGCAAGCAGTTTCGACCAGGGGTTCGTCGGAGTCGAAGAAACATGAAAGGTTCTGATGAAGAGATGGTGCACCCAGGGGAGGTGACTCCTGAAGCTATGACAAAGAAAACAACGAGGCAAAGACCGACGCCCATCTCCAAGCAGTTCTCTATGTCAGGCTCTGAAGATGGCTCTGAAGAAGATCATCATTCAGAGTCAGCTGCAGATTCCGAGGAGGAACCTGAAGATGGCTCCAAAGATGATCATCATTCAGAGTCGGCTGCAGATTCTGAGGAGGAACCTGAAGATGGCTCCAAAGATGATCATCATTCAGAGTCAGCTGCAGATTCCGAGGAGGAACCTGAAGATGGCTCCAAAGATGATCATAATTCAGAGTCAGCTGCGGATTCTGAGGAGGAACCTGAAGATGGCTCCAAAGATGATCATCATTCAGAGTCAGCTGCAGATTCTGAGGAGGAATCTGACTCTGAGTCGTCTTAG